One Formosa agariphila KMM 3901 genomic window, CTTATTAATCATTAATAGAATGATAAAAGAAGCCTTGAAACAATTTAGGTTGATGTAGGATTATAATGAAGTATAATCAGTCTAGATACTCCTGTTTTAAATCGTTTTAATTAAAGATTTCGAAATCCGAACCGAAGCAATTTTTGAAGCGATGATTCCTAAAACAGAAATTGTTAGTAATACAACAATAATATTCGGAATAGTAATTGCCACAGGATAAGGTAGGCTAGGCGTAATCATAACTAAAGAAAAGGCTTGTTGTAAGCCAACAATTATAAGTCCAAGTATTAAGCCTACAATACCGCCGAAAATAGACATTAAACTTCCTTGAAAGAAAAATATGCGTCGTATATCTTTTACAGAAGCTCCTAGCTTATAAAGTGTACTTAATGTTTTCTTTTTGTCTAAAATCATCATGACTATAGAGCCAATCACATTAAAAAGTGCAATAATTAAAACTAAGGTGAAGATTAAATACACGGCTAGATTTTCTGTATTCAACATTTTATAAAGCGCATCATTTAACTGAACACGGTTTTTAATAAGTACACTTTCACCTAAAATAGCTTGTAGTTGAGGTTTAATTAAATCTTCGTCTATATTAGGGTTCAATTTAAATTCTAAAGCTGAAACTTGATTTTGCTTATAACTTAAAAGTTCACGAGATTTTTCGAATGCTGTGTATATATACGTTTCGTTTAAAGATTCATTAATATCAAACAAACCAACATTTACACAATGTATGGCATTAAATGCGCTTTTTGTTGAGGTTATTTGTCCTGTTCCTGGTTTCGGTACATAAATGGTAACCGATTTCCCGTAATCTAAAACACCAAGCGATAAATGATTAGAAACACCCCACCCGGCAACCATTTGATCTGTATTTGGACGTAACCAACTCCCTTGAATAATAACAGAATCGATAGCGTTTACCTGATTGTAATTTTCGTCGACACCTTTAATAAATGCGGGGAAATTTTTACCATCGTAAGCTAGAATAACACGTTCTTCAATAATTTTAGAATAGGATGCTACACCGTCTAAATTATTCATGGCTTTAAATTGACTAGAAGATAGCATAAACGATTTTCCAGATTTAGGTACAGCCTTTAAATCGGGGTCTATAATACTAGAAAATTGTAATGTAAAAACCTTTAGACCAGAAAATCCAGAAAGGACAATAAATAAAGAAGCTGCTCCTAGAATAACACCTATAGCAGCAATAATAGTTATAAAATTAATGGCATTGTTACTGCTTTTAGAGCGCAAATAACGTTTGGCAATATACAGCGGAAAATTCAATCTACGACTTTTTATGTTTTCCTAAAAGGTCTGGATTGTTAATAGGGTCGTCTTCACCTTTTAGAGATTTTTCAATTTGATCGATGTACTCTAAAGAGTCGTCTACAAAGAATTCTAAATTA contains:
- a CDS encoding ABC transporter permease; amino-acid sequence: MNFPLYIAKRYLRSKSSNNAINFITIIAAIGVILGAASLFIVLSGFSGLKVFTLQFSSIIDPDLKAVPKSGKSFMLSSSQFKAMNNLDGVASYSKIIEERVILAYDGKNFPAFIKGVDENYNQVNAIDSVIIQGSWLRPNTDQMVAGWGVSNHLSLGVLDYGKSVTIYVPKPGTGQITSTKSAFNAIHCVNVGLFDINESLNETYIYTAFEKSRELLSYKQNQVSALEFKLNPNIDEDLIKPQLQAILGESVLIKNRVQLNDALYKMLNTENLAVYLIFTLVLIIALFNVIGSIVMMILDKKKTLSTLYKLGASVKDIRRIFFFQGSLMSIFGGIVGLILGLIIVGLQQAFSLVMITPSLPYPVAITIPNIIVVLLTISVLGIIASKIASVRISKSLIKTI